In the Shewanella sp. OMA3-2 genome, one interval contains:
- a CDS encoding M48 family metalloprotease, whose protein sequence is MAKITFTTKSFSKMSKTFIAGSIAAVLLTANISSSFANNDLPDLGTAAVNTFSLEKEMVYGDAYMRVIRSSAPLLTDPVLSQYLSELGNKLVAHATGVKTPFYFFLLRNDEINAFAFFGGHVGVHTGLFLNADTESELASVLAHEITHVTQRHLARSLEAQHKSSTATIAGLLGAILLTIAAPQAGMAALATTQALATQAKINYTRLHEKEADRIGMQILVEAGFDPNSAANFFAELATRYRFTTTPPQMLLTHPLPESRITDARNRAAQYPNRYIADNLNYQLAKARIQVRFSSYNDDAALSLFNVQLKKRSYAFKEAALYGKALALFRLKKFAEAEAIIDELRQTDVNNLFYIDTKTDLLAERKAFDDAIALLQAQRKLKPTSLVINTNLAHIYVESGAPKLAIPLLEELIFFDKQNILSYQLMNDAYKKIGNKALEYYTNAEVLALVADYPSAIDQLNYAYRYSDGQPLQIARIEARIRQFRDAERNLEQFK, encoded by the coding sequence TTGGCTAAAATTACTTTTACCACCAAATCATTCAGCAAAATGAGCAAAACTTTCATCGCTGGCAGTATTGCAGCTGTGCTATTGACAGCGAATATTAGCAGTAGCTTTGCCAACAACGACTTACCCGATCTTGGAACTGCGGCTGTCAATACTTTCAGTCTTGAAAAAGAAATGGTTTATGGCGATGCTTATATGCGAGTGATACGTTCATCTGCACCGCTATTAACTGACCCAGTGTTAAGCCAATATCTATCTGAATTAGGTAATAAATTAGTTGCCCATGCTACGGGCGTTAAAACGCCATTTTATTTTTTCTTACTTCGAAATGATGAAATTAACGCATTTGCTTTTTTTGGTGGACATGTCGGTGTTCATACAGGGCTATTTTTAAATGCTGATACAGAAAGCGAGCTTGCTTCGGTACTGGCGCATGAAATCACTCACGTCACTCAACGTCATCTAGCCCGCTCATTAGAAGCGCAACACAAAAGCTCTACGGCAACTATTGCCGGTTTATTAGGGGCGATATTACTGACTATTGCAGCTCCACAGGCGGGTATGGCGGCATTAGCAACAACCCAAGCTTTAGCTACTCAAGCTAAAATTAACTATACTCGTTTACATGAAAAAGAAGCTGACCGAATCGGTATGCAAATATTGGTTGAAGCCGGTTTTGATCCCAATAGCGCCGCAAACTTTTTTGCTGAACTGGCCACACGTTACCGTTTCACGACAACGCCACCACAAATGCTGCTCACTCATCCATTACCAGAGTCACGCATTACCGATGCTCGTAACCGCGCAGCACAATATCCAAATCGTTATATTGCAGATAATCTAAACTACCAACTTGCTAAAGCCCGTATTCAAGTGCGATTCTCCAGCTATAACGATGACGCAGCGTTATCTTTATTCAATGTTCAGTTAAAAAAACGCTCTTACGCTTTCAAAGAAGCCGCTTTGTATGGAAAAGCTTTAGCGCTGTTTCGCTTGAAAAAATTTGCTGAAGCAGAAGCTATTATTGATGAATTACGCCAAACTGATGTTAATAATTTATTTTATATCGATACTAAAACGGATTTATTAGCCGAGCGTAAAGCCTTTGATGACGCCATTGCATTATTGCAAGCGCAGCGAAAATTAAAACCAACCTCACTGGTTATCAATACCAACTTAGCCCATATTTATGTTGAATCTGGAGCGCCTAAACTAGCGATTCCCTTATTGGAAGAGCTTATATTTTTTGATAAACAAAATATACTCTCATACCAACTGATGAATGATGCTTATAAAAAAATAGGCAATAAAGCACTAGAGTATTATACCAATGCAGAGGTACTGGCCTTAGTCGCGGATTATCCAAGCGCTATTGATCAATTAAACTACGCGTATCGTTACTCTGACGGACAGCCGCTGCAAATTGCCAGAATTGAAGCCAGAATACGTCAATTTAGAGATGCAGAACGCAATCTAGAACAATTCAAATAA
- a CDS encoding sulfurtransferase TusA family protein gives MKLIDLTAYRCPYPLVQIKLLLKQLPQGETLKVLLSDPGSCKDVPVWAKKSGYQISLLQQDKSIMAINITK, from the coding sequence ATGAAACTGATAGATTTAACCGCTTATCGATGCCCATATCCATTAGTGCAGATAAAACTGTTATTGAAGCAATTACCGCAAGGTGAAACGTTAAAGGTTTTACTGTCTGACCCCGGTTCCTGCAAAGATGTTCCCGTATGGGCTAAAAAAAGTGGATATCAGATCAGCCTATTGCAACAAGATAAAAGTATTATGGCAATTAATATCACTAAATAG
- a CDS encoding AI-2E family transporter translates to MLAFLKEWYKTRFSDPQAITLVFILMGIALTLYFGAELLAPLLVALVLAFLLEWPVAQMSKLGINRTAGASIVLVAFLGLMMLILLVLMPSIWRQGVSLVTDLPNMLDKGMIVVKDLSDKYPQFISAEQIDASLNEFKKLLDTEHLLDFAKQILGISASVLVLMVYVILVPLLVFFFLKDKQQLIDSSKRFFLANRGLASKVWYEMDQQIFNYIRGKVIEIIIVGVASYVFFALMGLRYSALLGVLTGLSVLIPYVGATLVTLPIALVAFVQWGIGPEFGYLMLGYGIIQALDGNVLVPILFSDAVDLHPVMIIAAVLVFGGLWGVWGVFFAIPLASLVKAVINAWPNHDHTSVFDPE, encoded by the coding sequence ATGTTAGCGTTTTTAAAAGAATGGTATAAAACTCGTTTTAGTGACCCACAAGCAATTACATTAGTCTTTATTTTGATGGGTATTGCGCTAACATTATATTTTGGCGCTGAATTATTAGCCCCTTTACTGGTCGCATTGGTATTAGCATTTCTACTTGAATGGCCAGTTGCTCAAATGTCAAAGCTGGGCATTAATCGTACCGCTGGTGCATCTATTGTGTTGGTGGCTTTTTTAGGGCTAATGATGCTGATATTATTAGTATTAATGCCGAGCATTTGGCGACAAGGGGTGAGTTTAGTCACTGATTTACCGAACATGCTTGATAAGGGCATGATTGTCGTTAAAGACTTAAGCGATAAATATCCGCAGTTTATCAGTGCTGAGCAAATAGATGCTTCACTCAATGAATTCAAAAAATTGCTTGATACTGAGCATTTACTGGATTTTGCTAAGCAAATATTGGGTATTTCAGCATCTGTTTTAGTATTAATGGTTTACGTTATATTAGTTCCCTTATTAGTGTTCTTCTTTTTAAAAGATAAGCAGCAACTGATCGACAGTAGCAAACGATTTTTCCTGGCAAATCGTGGTTTAGCAAGTAAAGTATGGTATGAAATGGATCAGCAGATATTTAATTATATCCGTGGCAAAGTGATCGAAATTATTATTGTTGGTGTAGCCAGTTATGTGTTTTTTGCCTTAATGGGACTGCGATATTCAGCTTTGTTAGGTGTGTTGACTGGTTTGTCGGTATTAATACCCTATGTTGGCGCAACATTGGTGACATTGCCTATCGCGCTTGTGGCATTTGTTCAGTGGGGGATTGGCCCTGAGTTTGGATACTTAATGTTGGGTTACGGCATTATCCAAGCTTTAGATGGCAATGTATTGGTACCTATTTTGTTCAGTGACGCGGTAGATTTACATCCTGTGATGATTATCGCCGCGGTATTGGTCTTTGGTGGCTTATGGGGGGTGTGGGGAGTCTTCTTCGCTATTCCATTAGCATCTTTGGTTAAGGCCGTTATTAATGCATGGCCAAACCATGATCATACTTCGGTATTCGATCCCGAATAA
- a CDS encoding Rho-binding antiterminator, producing MAKILACHLHDYIEVMCLYQYTVLITLNNGKHITAKFDSTGFIGQSTAKQEVIYGKDINGADLTLILTDIKTVTVLTKNAQFNIVHF from the coding sequence ATGGCTAAAATACTCGCTTGCCATCTGCATGACTATATTGAGGTGATGTGCCTATATCAATATACAGTGCTGATTACACTCAACAATGGCAAACACATTACGGCAAAGTTTGACTCTACTGGCTTCATTGGTCAATCGACCGCTAAGCAAGAAGTTATTTATGGTAAGGATATTAATGGTGCTGACTTAACCCTAATATTAACAGACATTAAAACAGTGACAGTGTTAACTAAAAATGCACAATTTAATATTGTGCATTTTTGA
- a CDS encoding phosphoglycerate mutase family protein: MRVTFSAIHQTLICLTLLCLTLFSPLGFTQQETHQTDTQVTENNPLLVPQKWTFILVRHGEKQVGDDPQLNPQGVQRAERLAKMLEHIPLNKVYSTNYQRTQLTAKPTAANHNLPITSYNPDNLEVFSEQLLMHPGNYLIVGHSNTTALLADKLNQTLAHSHQEHSEDFDRLYLIEVNIINGKRFNSMYRFSY; encoded by the coding sequence ATGAGAGTAACATTTAGTGCTATACACCAAACATTAATTTGTCTTACCTTATTGTGTTTAACACTGTTCAGTCCACTCGGGTTTACTCAGCAGGAAACACATCAGACAGATACTCAAGTGACTGAGAATAACCCATTACTGGTACCCCAAAAATGGACATTTATATTAGTTCGCCATGGTGAAAAGCAAGTAGGTGATGATCCTCAATTAAATCCACAAGGTGTTCAACGTGCCGAGCGACTGGCTAAAATGCTTGAGCATATTCCTTTAAATAAAGTGTACTCAACAAATTATCAACGCACTCAGCTTACCGCAAAGCCTACAGCGGCTAACCATAATTTGCCCATAACCTCTTATAACCCCGATAATCTTGAAGTCTTCAGCGAGCAATTACTGATGCATCCTGGCAATTATTTAATTGTTGGTCACAGTAATACTACTGCGCTATTGGCTGACAAGTTAAATCAAACATTAGCACACAGCCATCAAGAACACAGTGAAGATTTTGACCGTTTATATCTTATTGAAGTCAATATTATTAATGGAAAACGGTTCAACTCTATGTACCGTTTCAGTTATTGA